The following are encoded together in the Zingiber officinale cultivar Zhangliang chromosome 8A, Zo_v1.1, whole genome shotgun sequence genome:
- the LOC122011777 gene encoding aspartic proteinase nepenthesin-1-like, with translation MANVLFFFVAFVVLLFLDPHVEGSRLSLTHVDSAAQLTSAERFRRAARRSHSRRQAFEGKWSSPSTVVAVVDYAGDTEYVIDFGIGSPVLPATAILDTGSDLIWTQCVPCLDCLSQPSPYYDPSKSYTFSPVPCSSPFCSNRSLTDIGCGGDRCLYLASYGDGTESTGFLGTETFIFGDGSSIAGVTFGCGFQNNGSLSNSTGIVGMGRGPLSLPSQLNPRKFSYCLTPLDSSAASHLFLGSTASLGGNRGALIGSTPLISSPLTYFSTFYYLSLLGISLGGTRLPIPESVFQLKHDGSGGTIIDSGTFLTLLNQAGYDILREEIIKQVRKPAAELPEVIQDLGIDLCFSFHGASSLPPMPELVFHFQGADMRFPRDKYMAYHDELGLLCSVIVGTQSFSFSIFGNYQQQDMHILFDLEANVLSFVPANCNQL, from the coding sequence ATGGCTAACGTGCTCTTCTTCTTCGTCGCCTTTGTCGTGCTTCTCTTCCTCGACCCTCACGTCGAAGGGTCTCGCCTCAGCCTCACCCATGTCGACTCGGCCGCTCAACTCACCTCGGCGGAGCGATTCCGTCGCGCCGCCCGCCGGAGCCACTCTCGGAGGCAGGCCTTCGAGGGAAAGTGGAGCTCGCCGAGCACCGTCGTGGCAGTCGTCGACTACGCAGGTGATACCGAGTACGTCATAGACTTCGGCATCGGTTCGCCGGTGCTTCCTGCCACGGCCATCCTCGACACCGGAAGCGACCTCATTTGGACGCAGTGTGTCCCCTGCCTCGATTGCCTCTCGCAGCCGAGCCCCTACTACGACCCCTCCAAGTCCTACACCTTCTCGCCGGTGCCCTGTTCCAGCCCTTTCTGCAGCAACCGAAGCTTAACTGACATCGGTTGCGGAGGAGACCGGTGCCTCTACTTGGCCTCCTACGGGGACGGCACCGAGAGCACAGGCTTCCTCGGGACGGAGACATTCATTTTTGGCGACGGATCGTCGATCGCCGGCGTCACGTTCGGATGCGGGTTTCAGAACAACGGCTCGTTATCGAACTCCACCGGCATCGTCGGCATGGGCCGAGGCCCGCTCTCGTTGCCGTCGCAGCTGAACCCTCGCAAGTTCTCGTACTGTCTCACCCCTTTAGACAGCTCCGCCGCCAGCCATCTCTTCTTGGGTTCCACGGCGAGCCTGGGAGGAAACAGAGGAGCCTTAATTGGAAGCACGCCGTTGATCTCCAGCCCGCTTACCTACTTTTCCACCTTCTACTATCTCTCCTTGCTCGGGATCTCGCTCGGAGGCACTCGGCTTCCGATTCCTGAGTCCGTCTTCCAGCTGAAACACGATGGCTCCGGCGGGACCATCATCGACTCCGGCACCTTTCTCACGTTACTGAACCAGGCCGGGTACGACATACTTAGGGAGGAGATAATCAAGCAAGTGCGGAAGCCGGCAGCGGAGTTGCCGGAAGTGATACAGGATCTGGGCATCGATCTCTGCTTCTCGTTTCATGGAGCGAGCTCGCTTCCGCCGATGCCGGAGCTGGTGTTCCACTTCCAGGGCGCCGACATGAGGTTTCCAAGGGACAAGTACATGGCGTACCACGACGAGTTAGGGTTGCTGTGCTCGGTAATCGTCGGTACGCAGAGCTTCTCGTTCTCGATCTTCGGCAACTACCAGCAGCAAGACATGCACATCCTCTTCGATCTGGAAGCCAACGTGCTCTCCTTCGTTCCGGCGAACTGCAACCAACTCTGA